The Syntrophaceae bacterium genomic interval GACGAAGAGTGCCACATCGACAAGACGCAATTTTCCATCCCCTTCGTCTGCGGAGCTCGCAACCTGGCGGAGGCCCTGCGCCGCATCGCCGAAGGGGCGGCCATGATCCGCACGAAGGGCGAAGCGGGAACGGGAAACGTGGTGGAGGCGGTCCGTCATATGCGGACCATGAACCGGGAGATCCGACAGCTCGCCAACATGCCCCTCGAGGAAGTGACGGGTTTCTGCAAGGTCAACGGCATGCCCTACGAACAGGCCCTGAAGGTCCGGGAACTGGGCCGCCTGCCGGTCGTGAACTTCGCCGCCGGAGGCATCGCCACGCCGGCTGATGCGGCGCTGATGATGCAGCTCGGCTGCGACGGCGTCTTTGTCGGTTCAGGGATCTTCAAATCCTCCAATCCAGCCGTCCGGGCCCGCGGAATCGTCAAGGCCACGGCATTTTTCAACGATCCGGAAAAAATCCTCGAGGCGTCCCTGGGGCTGGGGGAGGCCATGCCGGGCCTTGAGATCGCCCAGATTCCCGAGGACAAGCTGCTGGCGGGGCGGGGCTGGTGACCTGCCGGCGGTGAGGGCCCCTTGCTCCCGACCATGAATTCTCCCGAATCATCGAACCGGCCGGAGCCTGTGCTGGGCGTCCTGGATCTGCAGGGCGGCGTTCTCGAGCACCTGGATCATCTGGAGCGTCTCGGCATCCGGGGGCTTCCCGTCAAAAGGCCCGAGGACCTTTCTGGTCTCAGCGGCCTGATTCTCCCCGGCGGCGAGAGCACCTGCCTGTCCCGGCTGCTCCTGATCTTCGGGGTCGACGAGGCAATCCGCCGCGAATACCGAAGGGGCATGAAAATCTGGGGGACCTGCGCCGGCACGATCCTCCTGGCCGCCCGGGTCCGCGGGGAAAAGTCCCATCTGGGGCTCATCGACATGGAGGTGGAACGGAACAGCTTCGGCAGCCAGCTCGACAGCTTCACCGCCACGGCCGTCGTTCCCTCCGTATCCCCCGATCCCCTCCCGCTTACGTTCATCCGCTCCCCCAAGATCCTGCAGGTCGGAGAGGGCGTCAACGTCCTGCTCAGGATGAATGACTTCATTGCCGCTGCGGAGACGCCGAACGCCCTGGCGACGGTCTTCCATCCCGAACTGACGGGGAGCACCGCCTTCCATCGCTATTTTGCCGTCAAGTGCGGCCTTTCCCTTGCACCCGACATTCCAGCCCTGGATCCCGGCTGGAGCCGGACGAGCTGGACCCGGCACGCCCGTGTCCGGTGATGCCATGAACGTCGAGCAGTTCCGCTACAGCGCCGACAACCTGGCTTATCTCGTGTGGAACGAAACGGGGGCGGTCGCCGTCGACGGCGGCGCCGCGGAGGACATTCGCGGGTTCCTTGCGGAACGGAATCTGCCGCTCCTGTACGTCACGAACACCCACCGCCATTACGACCACACCCTCGGGAACGAAGCGCTTCTGGCCTTGCCCGGCGCCCGTTTCATGGATCCCGGGAGCCTTCCCGACGGGGGCGATATCGAGCTGGGAAGCGAGGCCGTCAGGGTCCACAGGACGCCGGGTCACACGGAAGACTCGGTATGCTTTCAGGCCGGATCGGCGCTCCTGACGGGGGACACCCTCTTCAACGGAACGGTGGGAAACTGTTTCTCCGGGGATCTTCTCGGCTTCCTCGGATCCGTCCGGCGGCTGATGGCCTTCCCCGTGGAGACCATGATCCTCGCCGGACACGACTACGTCCGGGACGCTCTGCTCTTTGCCCGGAAGCTGGATCCGTCGAGCCTGCCGGCCCTGGAGGCGTACTGGCGGACCTACGATCCGGCGTTCGTCTGCTCGTCCCTGCGGGAGGAGCGAAGCATGAATCCCTATCTGCGGTTCAACGACCCGGGAATCGTCGCGGTTCTCCGGGAGCGGGGATTGCCCCGGGCCACCGAGGAGGAGCGCTGGCTGTCCCTCATGTCCATCGAATAAGCGCCCCGTCCGGCAGCCGAATCGTGACGCGGCACAACCTTTTTAAAAAAGACAGGAGGTTGCGGATGCCCCGGAAAGACGGGAAGATGGTTTGTCTGAATCACCCCGAGTTGGAAATGATCCCTCAGAATGAGGGAAACGAAGGGACGTTCCATGTGATCCGCCTGGCGACTCTTTCCCGGCACGGGCGAATCGAAATGACAAACAAATCCACCGGATTCGACGTCTATTCCTGCCGGGAATGCGGTTATTGCGAGACCTACCTGACGGCGGAGGAACTGGATCTCCTGAGGAAGAAATAGGGAGGCGGGCTGCCTCCGGCGATGTTACCGGAGATCCAGGCGCCAGGACCGGAGCTGCCGCACGGGATAGTAGGACTCCTTGGACTTGGCCAGGTCCATGAGGCCCATGTCGCTTTCCTTGTTGATGAATTCGAAACCGGCGAAGAGGAAGCGGGCGCACTCCCGATCCAGGTACTGATAGAGTCCCCGGACGGAAGGATAGGCCTTCTCGAAGTTGAGCGTCGCCATGGTTCCGTTCAGCCGGGAGGCGATCCCGAAGGCGTTGACGGTCCCGTCGATGCGGACCAGGATTCCGATTCCCTCCAGGATCTCCAGGTTTTCCAGGGCAGCGATCACGGCACGCCGCTCGCAGGAGAGCGTGTCTTCCCCCAGAGGATCGCAGTCTCCCCGGAGACGGCACCATTCGTCCAGGAATGCCAGGCACTCCGGGGCGTTCTCCCGCCGGATCGGCTCTACCGCCACCCGCCCCCGACTCACATAGGCTTTTTCAAACTGGTGGATGAGGTTTCGCTTGCGGGTGTACCGATTCCCCCGCAGTTCGGCCAGGTCCGCTGTCCGGTAGATATAGTCTCCGTACTCGGCCTGATCGGTGAGGCGAAACCGGGCCTCCAGGGCGGAACGCCCGATCCGCTCGACCCAGTCGTCCGGGACGAACCAGAACGAGGGGATGTCCGAACCTTCGGCCAGCCGGACGAGATCGTCCGCTCCCAATCCAGCCGGGGGCGGGACCGGCAGAACGAGGTAGCGGTCCGCCGGATCGAGGTCGGACCGGAAGGACAGGATCGCCGAGACCCCCTCGATCCGCCAGAACGTCCGGTACAGGTGCCCGTTCCACGCCATAATGGATAGGAGCGAATAGGGGGAGAGGTCGTAGGCCTGCTTCTCGAAGCATGGCTTCAGGGTGGCGTAATCTTCGATTTCAAGCGGTTTGAAGGTCATACCGTGTTATCGCTGCAGCATGGCCAAGGCCCCGGGTACGGGCCGGAATCCAAGAGGCCGGTAGAAATCCTCGGTGTTTCCGGTTGCGATGAGGCCGATCCAGCGGATGCCTTCCGTGTTGAGTCTTTCGACGATCGTTTGAATCAGCCTGCTTCCGATCCCCCGGTGACGCATGGTTTTCTCCACCGTCACGTCCTGGATGTAGGCGTCGCTGACGCCGTCGCTGAGGACCCGGGCCATGGCGACCAGGCGCCCTTCGGAAAACGCCGCCAGGAAACAGTGGCTGCCGGCCACGAGACGGGTGACGTCGCGCGGATCCGGATCCGCCGTTTCTTCCCACCAGCCCGCCTCGCGGTACAAACCGAGGATGCGCTGAATCTCCTCTTCCGAGGGATCGGTAAGATAACGGAACTCGATCCCGGCGCCCGCCATGTTCATCCCTTGTAGATGTAGCGTTCCAGGAGACGGTGATAGGGCGTCCAGTCAGAATCCTCATCCGGCGAGGCCTCGATGAAGGTCTGAAGGGCGTTGACCTTGGCGTCCAGGTCGTCCATGTGGTGGACGATCAGGGCCTCCAGGGTCTTGGGGCGCTTGGGGGAGCCGAACTCCAGGACGCCGTGATGGCTCAGGATCAGATGCCGGAGGGCCATGGCGGTCTGCTCCGGAAAGTCCGGCAGTCCGGCGATCCGGGCATCCAGCATTTCGACTCCCATGACGATGTGCCCCACCAGCCTTCCCGCGTTTGTATACTCCACCATCCGGTCGTAGGAGAACTCGTGAATCTTTCCGATGTCGTGGAGGATGCCGCCGGTGATCAGGAGGTCCCGGTCGGCGCCGGGGTAGTGATCCGCCGCCCGCTCCAGGAGCCTTGTCACCGACAGGGTGTGCTCCAGGAGCCCCCCGAT includes:
- a CDS encoding HD domain-containing protein; translated protein: MKNLFVRDIRQGDKVSEVFLVAEKNMAFSMKGAPYLSLKLKDRTGEVDGKIWDHAPEWDQAFKKGDFVQINARAVSYRDAVQLNILGLKKLDEQEVDPMDFLPASEGDPEEMFNELMGFVDRIATPHLKALLMAFFRDEALVRRFKRAPAAKSFHHNTIGGLLEHTLSVTRLLERAADHYPGADRDLLITGGILHDIGKIHEFSYDRMVEYTNAGRLVGHIVMGVEMLDARIAGLPDFPEQTAMALRHLILSHHGVLEFGSPKRPKTLEALIVHHMDDLDAKVNALQTFIEASPDEDSDWTPYHRLLERYIYKG
- the pdxT gene encoding pyridoxal 5'-phosphate synthase glutaminase subunit PdxT, encoding MNSPESSNRPEPVLGVLDLQGGVLEHLDHLERLGIRGLPVKRPEDLSGLSGLILPGGESTCLSRLLLIFGVDEAIRREYRRGMKIWGTCAGTILLAARVRGEKSHLGLIDMEVERNSFGSQLDSFTATAVVPSVSPDPLPLTFIRSPKILQVGEGVNVLLRMNDFIAAAETPNALATVFHPELTGSTAFHRYFAVKCGLSLAPDIPALDPGWSRTSWTRHARVR
- a CDS encoding MBL fold metallo-hydrolase, yielding MNVEQFRYSADNLAYLVWNETGAVAVDGGAAEDIRGFLAERNLPLLYVTNTHRHYDHTLGNEALLALPGARFMDPGSLPDGGDIELGSEAVRVHRTPGHTEDSVCFQAGSALLTGDTLFNGTVGNCFSGDLLGFLGSVRRLMAFPVETMILAGHDYVRDALLFARKLDPSSLPALEAYWRTYDPAFVCSSLREERSMNPYLRFNDPGIVAVLRERGLPRATEEERWLSLMSIE
- a CDS encoding DUF2156 domain-containing protein; this translates as MTFKPLEIEDYATLKPCFEKQAYDLSPYSLLSIMAWNGHLYRTFWRIEGVSAILSFRSDLDPADRYLVLPVPPPAGLGADDLVRLAEGSDIPSFWFVPDDWVERIGRSALEARFRLTDQAEYGDYIYRTADLAELRGNRYTRKRNLIHQFEKAYVSRGRVAVEPIRRENAPECLAFLDEWCRLRGDCDPLGEDTLSCERRAVIAALENLEILEGIGILVRIDGTVNAFGIASRLNGTMATLNFEKAYPSVRGLYQYLDRECARFLFAGFEFINKESDMGLMDLAKSKESYYPVRQLRSWRLDLR
- a CDS encoding GNAT family N-acetyltransferase, giving the protein MAGAGIEFRYLTDPSEEEIQRILGLYREAGWWEETADPDPRDVTRLVAGSHCFLAAFSEGRLVAMARVLSDGVSDAYIQDVTVEKTMRHRGIGSRLIQTIVERLNTEGIRWIGLIATGNTEDFYRPLGFRPVPGALAMLQR
- the pdxS gene encoding pyridoxal 5'-phosphate synthase lyase subunit PdxS, which produces MDEKRYELNVQLAQMLKGGVIMDVTTVEQARIAEEAGAVAVMALERVPADIRAQGGVARMSEPGLIREIKQSVSIPVMAKARIGHFVEAQLLEALKIDYIDESEVLTPADEECHIDKTQFSIPFVCGARNLAEALRRIAEGAAMIRTKGEAGTGNVVEAVRHMRTMNREIRQLANMPLEEVTGFCKVNGMPYEQALKVRELGRLPVVNFAAGGIATPADAALMMQLGCDGVFVGSGIFKSSNPAVRARGIVKATAFFNDPEKILEASLGLGEAMPGLEIAQIPEDKLLAGRGW